In the genome of Mercurialis annua linkage group LG8, ddMerAnnu1.2, whole genome shotgun sequence, the window tgatatttagtGCGAAGTTGAGGAGGCAAATTGATCCTTTACTCGACATGCTAATCTCTTCCATTCCATgttatttctttatttatattttgaattacCTTTGAACATATTGAGTTTTGTTAGATGATGTTTATCCACTTTGGAGAgattaggtagactcagtccaccacgtcatccgtgaactaaacctatcacataatgacacatCTTTAAAATGATGGCACCGCAAATATTTTAATAGTGTGCTTTCACCAGGAAATCATAACAATATGATATCTCATATTTTGCCTGTGAAATCTAATCTAATCGATagattcaattttgttttgaattttatattaaaaaaattaattgttttagttCGGTTTCTTTTTCTATGTTATAAAAGTTAATGAATGGCACctcaaaaaatttagaaaattgcTCAGTTTTTgtacaaaattatattttcgtATTGTAAGGaaatttttggaaattttttagTTCAAATGAAATCAAACGATGTGAATATACTGCTTTCTTAGTAAAGTAAGTAAAAACAGGTTTTCACCCGAGAATGACCTTATAAtaataccttttaatttttaaaaataacattaaagtgttgtatttctaaaaaaatagtatCAACTatcatgattttaaattttttaatactaaCCATTAATATATTACTATAACTTTTATAGTAGCACTTTGTAGTGTTCTTATATAAACGTATGACTTGGTATCTATATGTATGGAACTCATTCAAAACTTATTTCTTATTTGCTCAAAATTTGGATCTTtgtacaaaaaaatatatgaatcaACGAGGAAAATGGCCATTATCCATTAATGTAGTCAAAATGATGCATTGTTGTCAAATATgtcaatttaacaaaaatttaaattataaacactcTTAAAGATATCTTATAgaagtaaattatttttatcatgtTCAACAAGTCCGAATTTAACAAATCATATTACAGCTATACATTGTCAATTAAATCAATGAATAACACAACcatgtatttttctttttttagtgtattgttttttttttttaaattcaaccatgtatttttattaaaaaagctATTAGTATACTTGAAaactatttataaatatatatcatcGTTTTTACATGTTTCAAAAGCAGGGTTCGAAATGTTTAATTTATAGGAATGGTCTGTccaactattaattttttgagataacaatttattatcatatttttcaaatatatttacaCATATTTATGtctactagtttcgcattacgtgctatgcacgtggctcgtaacgtaacttgtcaatgaacatattagtaaatttattaataattatattaattttttatttataattaatattaaattaattaagaatttttgtaaaagtaaatataatatattcggttattaaaaaatttgtagttcaatcaaactaaaagataggtattcctactaatttagagacaatttagttatattttacatactaaagactaaattggagataatttagctacctattctaattagaactttaattacaatagtgattgattaaataaccaattagttaatgacaataaaacctttatttagtattaaattgaaaaagattattcagtaaatttgcatgtccccctcccccctccgtgcttttatatataatatagatatagatatagatatagatagatgtGTTGTCTCTATGTACGAACGATACTTTTTGCAAGTTTTGTAGTCCACCTTTACCTCTAATAAagatatatatcaaaaattgatctttttatatttaatagtttaactaaaataaatttagaattttaaattcatttagagataaacatttatattttatatatcccATAGAGCAATATAAAAGGattagtttatgtttttaattcttCACGTCTCATGAACTAAATAGacgattataaatataataattatttttgtttaaataattaattgtcattactCAAATATTGTCATAAAATAGTATTGTACatatattagtattattatatagATTTAAGAGCAAAAGTTTATTTATCATATGGTTGGtgattgttttatattttggtaagagaaaaatttaaaataccgTTAGTATCCGTACGAAACGTGGataaagcaaaataaaattcaattattgatttaattattttattgttaagaAAACAGAGGAAAACCCTAACCAACATGAAAGTCGTCAAATCCAATTCAAATCCTAATTCCTCAAACCCCTAAAATTCGTACTCCGACTCTGTCTCTTGATGGAGGATCATCCCAAATCTTCCATCTCGAGCACAATTTTCCCTTAAATTACCCTTACTTTACTGCATAAAACcctaatttgaaaactaaaacttctattttatatttattgttttgtcAACTCTACTACCGATTCTCTTAAATTAAGTAAAGATGTTTGGGTGGAACTTTGCGAAATCGGCGGAGGCCGTGTTTTCGCGGTGGGCAATGAAGCGGATTTTGAAGTTCTTGTTGAAAAAGAAATTAGGTCAATTTATTTTAGGTGATATTGATCTTGATCAGCTTGATATTCAGCTCCGTCAAGGCACTATTCAACTTAATGATCTTGCCCTTAATGTTGATTATCTTAATCATAAGGTATACCACTCTCAATTTCAcctctctaaaaaaaattaagggttatgctaaaaaaaattatgctaaTTTGTATGTTatgctatatttttttttaattttttcttacaGTTAGGTGGAACTACACCTGTCTTTATTAAAGAAGGATCGGTCGGGTCTCTATCAGTTAAAATGCCTTGGGGTGGTAAAGGTTTTCAGGTTGAGGTGGATGAACTTGAGCTTGTGTTTTCACTTGCATCTTGTTCGAGGAGTAACACGCCGGATGGAGATGAGAGCACTGATTTAAATCAACACAGTGATTCTCATATGCAAAGTGATGGAGGAAATTATATGGCTGATGGTTCTGCGAATTCTAGTATCGATAATGTACATGAAGGTGTCAAGACAATTGCTAATATGGTTAAATGGTTTCTGGAAAACTTCaatgtaaatataaaaaatttaattgttgCTTTTGAACCGTATTGGGAGGATGATAAGAAGGCTGAGAATCAGAAAATCTTGGTTCTTCGAATATCTGAAACAAAATGTGGAACATGTGTTTCTGAAGATGCTAATTTGAATTGTGATGCAAGAGTTGAGAGTTTTCTTGGAATTAGTCATTTGACAAACTTTATAACCTTTCAAGGAGCTGTACTAGAACTTCTTCAGATGGATGTTGCTGACAAACAAACCTCCTTGTCTTCTCCACTAGGTTCTAGTTTCAATGAGTTCTTTTCGGTGCATTGTCCATCAAAGGATAGAATTCCAATTCTGTGTGGAAGTAAAGGTGAATTTTCAGGGAACTTAAGGTTAAGTATTCCGTGGAAGAATGGTTCCTTAGACATTCGCAAAGTGGATGCGACTGTTTCTATTGATCCATTGGAGTTGAGATTGCAGCCCAGTACCATTAAATGGTTGTTACTTTTATGGAACTCTTACAAGACTTTGGAGGAGGGGCTCCACAACAAGCCAACAGACTCTGTTGATTTGAACTTGTCCTCCCATTTCTATTCATCAACTCTTGATCGTGGCAGTTTTTCTTCTGCCGTTTCTTCTTTAACCGGGAAAGAATCAGCAAGTGACGCTATGCTACCCGGATCACATCTTATACCAGATTGGGTTCCAAATTCCATGGAAGAACAGAATAAATCTGTTAGCACAGAAGACCATGACCTTGGAGCAAGGTTTGTGCATATGTTGCATTGTTGAATGTTGTATATATTTTTGCTCCACCAGAGTCGAACATGAATGGAAGTGTCACGGTGTTATAAGTTCATGTGATCAAAGCATAAAGCATCATAGCTATTTTATTCAGGCACTACAGATATGATTATTAGAACAACTTCCTTATGTAAGTTTGTGCTGTACTTGCAGTGTGGACCAGTTTTTTGAGTGTTTTGATGGAATGAGAAGTTCACAATCAGCCTTGGGAAGCAGCGGAATGTGGAACTGGACATGTTCTGTTTTCAGTGCATTAACAGCTGCGTCAAGCCTTGCATCAGGATCTCTGCATATCCCCTCAGGTATGTCTCTTTCAAAGTGTTTTATGTCTTAACTTTTGATTTCCCTTTTCCTTTTTCTAATACTTTGCAACTCTATCTAGCATGGTTCATGCTATATCTACTATTCTTATAACTTGAATAGTCGAGGTGCTAACTGTCGTTATTTTGGTGTTTTTGATTTATCATGTCATTGGCGTTTCTGTAGGTTTCCAACTTTAGAAAGTATAGAACCTGATCTACAACGAACTAGCACAAATTTGCTTGCTAAACTTTTAGATTAGGTGAAATAGGTGACTGTGATGTTAGCATTGTCCTTTAGTGAAATTAGTTGAATAGGAAGAGTTCAATCATTGCTTTTACTAATTTAAGGTTTAAATTATGGTGAGACTTGAGTCATATATCTCCTATTTCTGTTCACGTAATTGTTATCAAACTTTAACTGCCATTTGTTGATACCCCATGATTGACTATGCCATGATTGACGGCAACTTTTTTTAAGGCGAGTGGCAAGAGTATTATTAGGCTTTGATCTGTGTGAATTGTTTGCAGCACATTTTGAATTTGTTAAAACTTctttcttttgaaattttttatgttgtttgGCTGATCAATTATTTATTGAGGTAATTCTTCTCTTAGCACTTGGGGAAATGTTTTGTGGATGGTAGATGACCTTGTGAATTACGAGATATTCAATGATTACGATTTAAGCGCAATAGTTCCATTTCTCAATCCTTGTATGTGCTGAGAAGTGTctcattatattatattaagtTTTCTCAGGCATTTTGACTTTGCCTTTTTTTTTCCCAATGGTACGCAGAACAGCAGCATATTCAAACTAACCTGGAAGCAGCTGTTGCCAGAATATCTATCATCTTATCATTCCAAGATGACTATCAGGATTATCTATATAACTCAAAGGGTAATCAAAGTAGTAGTGATTCAAATGATCATTATATGGTAGCAGAATGCCACGAAATATTTGTTGCTTTACAGGTAATGTTTTGCTTCTAGAACTTAAATCCATTTTCTTTCTTATTTGGGGTTTTGCATTCGTGATTTACCTTTTAACTAACTCAAAACGTTTGATAAGATCAACAGGTATGTCCTCAACAAATTATGTTTGAAGGAAAAGTAAAGCATATTGACGTTGCTGATTACTTGTTCAATGGAATTGATGCCATGAACTTTCAGTTGAAAGAGTGTAGTGGTGATAGCAACTTTCAAACTCTTTCTATTCAACAACTTCAAGGTGAAGTTCAAGGAGCTCTTCCTCCATTTGCATCACCTGCCAAAGATCCCGAGTTGAATGAGTTAGGTGCTGAAAAAGCTAAACATTTTGTCTTTAGACATATGACCAAAATTGAACTGTTCGTTACCTCAGGCGTGACTCATTGCCATTTTTGTGTCAAGTCTGATTCCGCAGATgcaagtttaaaagagaaaacaTCTTTTTCATTGCGATTGCCAAATTTTATACTTTGGGTGAACTTCTGGTCAATACAAATGTTTTTAGATCTTCTGAAAGACATAAGAAATCATGTTAAAATGCATAGTCCGGTGCAAGAATGTTCATCTGTCAACAGTAAGCATGGCTCATCTATTGGAGATGTTAAAAAGGGTTTAGTGCCTGGTGTCTCAACAGAGTCTTCAACAGAAACTTTGAAAGGTACTATATCAATCCTTTATGCAAGGATCATTTTGTGTTTCCCTTTTGGAACTGGTAAAAGCGAGGGCAACTTTTCTTGGGATCAGTTTATTGCTTTCGAATTTTCTGCGCCATGGACTTTCAGAGAAGGAGAAGTTCAAGATCTTCACTTGTTGTCAAATTCCAGTTCTAGGAAGAGGTATACTTCAAAGTCAACATGCTCAGTGAATTTGAAAATTGGTAATCTAAAGGCTTATGTTGTTAACCGATCATGTGAAAGCTATGGTGGAACCAACTCCTCTGGCTCTCCAAGACAGGTATTTTGCGCTGAAAATATTTTATCCGTCAGCAACAGAGCTGGCTGTCTTTCTACCATTAGTATGCAATGGCAACAGAGTTCTGTAATAGGTCCTTTGATATTTGAGAGTGCCAAGTCCCTGGCTACTGCTGAGGAATCTAGGAGCAGGAGAAAAACCACTGTGAAAGGTTCTGAATTTGTGTCTGTGACTGCTATGAAGGATCTGGTTGACACAAGTTTTCAAATCCAAGAAGAGATAATCTTAAGCTCTGTATTTGTGCTGCATATTAATCTGTTTTCCGTTACCATTGATTTAGGAAGCTCTCAATATGCTAATTTACACAATCTTTTAAATCAGATGATTAATGCATTATCAGGAGCAGCCTCTGAGATAGTAAATACTGAGGAGGCATCATCTTCCTCTCAAACATCGTTCCTTCTGGAATGTGTTTCTGTAGAGATTTTAATTAGACCAGATATGCAAGAGGATGGTAAAAGTTCATTGCAGAATGAACTTCCTGGATCCTGGCATTGTTTAAAGTTGAAACTTCAGAAGCTTGATCTCTTATCTGTTTTAAACATTGGAAGCATTGAAGGAGCCAAATTTTTCTGGCTTAGTCACGGAGAAGGCAAATTGTGGGGTTCCGTAACTGGGGTTCCCGACAAGGAGTTTCTTCTGATTTCTTGTAGCAACTCGTCAAGGAAACGTGGTGATGGAGGAGGTTCAAATGTTCTATCTTCTAGACTTGCTGGTTCTGACATTGTTCACCTATGGGATCCAATGAACTTTGATGAGATTTCATCTATTACTGTCAGATGTGGGACAATTGTTGCTGTTGGTGGCCGATTAGATTGGTTGGACTCAATATCTTCCTTTTTCACATTGCCAGCTCATGAAGTTGAGAAAGCAGGTCATGCAGATTTTCAAAAGGGGAATGTAAATGCACCAGGTGGGACTACTTTCATTCTTAAATTTGTTGATATTGGTTTAAGTTACGAGCCCCATGGGAAGAATTCAGTGATTACCAATCTCTATTCTGACTCTGACTCAAATTCCTCATATTACAAAGAAGAAACAAGTGAGCCACATGTTGCTTGTCTGTTGGCTGCATCTTCCTTGATTATTACGAGTACAGTTGGAGAAAATTCTGCTAACAACTTCAAAATAAGAGCGCAAGATATAGGTTTCCTTCTTTGTCCGGCATTTGAGAATCTCTTTGGCACTTACAGTGTTGAATATCTTCGAGAGATGGGCTATGTTAAAGTTGCTCGGGAGGCACTTCTTGAAGCAATTTTGAGAATAAACCCTGAAAGTGGCCTTCCTTGGGAGTTAGAATGTTCAGAATCCCACATTTATGTTGAAACCTGCCATGACAGTACTTCTCATTTGATTATGTTGGCTGCTCAACTCCAACCTCTTTTTGCTCCTGATTTGGAGGAATCATTTGTGCATTTACAGGCTCGGTGGGATAATGTTCATCAGGCTCGAGAGAGTAATGAATTCAATGAAAATTGTAGAAAGTCTGCCTATAATAGTCCTTTGTCAACTTCTCAAGTGCATGTCTCAGGTGTGGATACAGATAACAAGCTTGCGAGTGTTGGTTTGATGGATGAAATATGTGAAGATGCTTTTTCTTCCGAGGGAAATGAAGATTGCCAATTTGATTCTATTGAATCAAGAGTTTGTGATTCATTTGATAAAAGTCCCCTCAGAGAGGCTTGCTGCCTGAACATTGGAGATCCTGAAAGTGTGTCTGAGGATTTATTTTTTGATGGATCAGCGCCTTCAGTAGGATTTGGAAGTGCTGAAACCTCATATTTACAGAATGGTGTCTTACCAGAACTTCTAGAAGGCTATTGCCTGTCTGACTTGCGCCCACTGTCAGAATTGTCCTTTGGCATGCAATCACCATCTGAGATTCTCAAGTGCCAGTCCAGAAATTTTCAGGATATAGATCGCGGAAGAGGAAATAGTGGATGGTATGGGGATGCCTCTTTAAGCGTTGTGGAAAATCACATTTCTGAAGCAAGTTGGGGAGCTAGTTTGAATCAGGTTTTGGAAAACAGGCTTCCATCTTATGAGTGTACAGGATCTGATGAAGGTGGAAAGCCCACAGGGCGTATACGTCTTAAGAACATCAATCTAAGTTGGAGAATGTTTGGTGGTTCTGACTGGCACTCAAATGAAAGGGATGGTGAGGCCTCTAGAGAAGTCCACGGAAGAGATACAACTTCTTATCTAGAGATTGTATTATCTGGAATACAGTTGCAATATGACCTTTTCCCAGTTGGTGGAATTTATGCTTCTAAGCTATCACTTTCAGTTCAGGATTTTTACCTTTGTGACAGGAGCAAATCTGCACCTTGGACACGGGTAACATAATTTGTCTTACTAATTGGATGCTTTGCTATTATTTGCATATGTACACAATGTTTGAATTGTTCTGCTCCTGTTTGAAATGGAAGGTACTGGGATATTATCGTTCAAAAGGTCGCCCTAGGGAGTCATCTTCAAAAGCACTGATGCTGGAGTTGGAAGCTGTCAGACCAGATCCTCAAATTCCTCTTGAGGAGTACCGGTACGCTGctgttttattttactttaaatgtaaaatatttaaaatctcATCCTTCTAAAAGCTCTCAAACAATACTCTACCAAAATGTTCTCTTCAACGACAGAACTTGCTGTGATAACCTCTGGGTACTCATTCCGTGGAAATCATTTAGAATAAGCATTAATTGTTCTTTCTGTATTTCTGGAAACTaaatattaatgttttaatcggTTCCATAATGCACGTCAGTCTTCTTAAGAAAGAATCCTGTATTCCTTTAATATCTCTTACTGAATCGTTTTGTTTCTGTATGTCTGGAaactaaatatgaaatttttatattttaaaaagttaatcaGTTCCATAGTGCACGTCAGTCTTTCGTAAGAAAGAATCTTGTATTCCTTTAATATTTCTTTCTGAACATCTGCATAGTCCTAAGAAAGAATCATGTTTTCCTTTAATATCTCTTTCTGAACATGTACATAGTTCCTTTGTGGCTAAACCGACACTCATTACTCAGCTTTTCTGTCAAAAAGTTTAGTTGATTCATGCTTAGTGTTAAATGTTAATTCTATAAGACCAAACCATGTCAAAATACTGATTATGCTTCTCCTTGTAtgttttgaattaatttatttgaatttcacAGCACAGAACACTATCCACAAGAGTAAATACATGTAACTTACTGTGTTCTACCCTTTCAGGTTGCATGTAGGCCTACTTCCTATTATATTGCAACTTCACCAGAGTCAACTTGATTTTCTCATTGCCTTTTTCGGGGCAAAAAGCTCGTCGGCTGACCAGTCTTTGATTCATAGTCAGAATTCAGACGGGGCAAAACCATTTGCAACGAAGAATCTTGCAGGACACAGAATTGCAGTTGAGGCGCTGCTCCCCTATTTTCAGGCAAGTGCTAGTTGCAATGCTCGTTAATATACCTCTAATTTTTGTTCCCATTAGCTGTAAACTCAGACAGTTCTCCGTACTGATTAtattactctttcagaagtttGATGTGCAGCCTGTCATTCTCCGGGTCGACTACAGCCCTCGTCGTGTTGATCTAGCAGCATTAGG includes:
- the LOC126662312 gene encoding autophagy-related protein 2; protein product: MFGWNFAKSAEAVFSRWAMKRILKFLLKKKLGQFILGDIDLDQLDIQLRQGTIQLNDLALNVDYLNHKLGGTTPVFIKEGSVGSLSVKMPWGGKGFQVEVDELELVFSLASCSRSNTPDGDESTDLNQHSDSHMQSDGGNYMADGSANSSIDNVHEGVKTIANMVKWFLENFNVNIKNLIVAFEPYWEDDKKAENQKILVLRISETKCGTCVSEDANLNCDARVESFLGISHLTNFITFQGAVLELLQMDVADKQTSLSSPLGSSFNEFFSVHCPSKDRIPILCGSKGEFSGNLRLSIPWKNGSLDIRKVDATVSIDPLELRLQPSTIKWLLLLWNSYKTLEEGLHNKPTDSVDLNLSSHFYSSTLDRGSFSSAVSSLTGKESASDAMLPGSHLIPDWVPNSMEEQNKSVSTEDHDLGASVDQFFECFDGMRSSQSALGSSGMWNWTCSVFSALTAASSLASGSLHIPSEQQHIQTNLEAAVARISIILSFQDDYQDYLYNSKGNQSSSDSNDHYMVAECHEIFVALQVCPQQIMFEGKVKHIDVADYLFNGIDAMNFQLKECSGDSNFQTLSIQQLQGEVQGALPPFASPAKDPELNELGAEKAKHFVFRHMTKIELFVTSGVTHCHFCVKSDSADASLKEKTSFSLRLPNFILWVNFWSIQMFLDLLKDIRNHVKMHSPVQECSSVNSKHGSSIGDVKKGLVPGVSTESSTETLKGTISILYARIILCFPFGTGKSEGNFSWDQFIAFEFSAPWTFREGEVQDLHLLSNSSSRKRYTSKSTCSVNLKIGNLKAYVVNRSCESYGGTNSSGSPRQVFCAENILSVSNRAGCLSTISMQWQQSSVIGPLIFESAKSLATAEESRSRRKTTVKGSEFVSVTAMKDLVDTSFQIQEEIILSSVFVLHINLFSVTIDLGSSQYANLHNLLNQMINALSGAASEIVNTEEASSSSQTSFLLECVSVEILIRPDMQEDGKSSLQNELPGSWHCLKLKLQKLDLLSVLNIGSIEGAKFFWLSHGEGKLWGSVTGVPDKEFLLISCSNSSRKRGDGGGSNVLSSRLAGSDIVHLWDPMNFDEISSITVRCGTIVAVGGRLDWLDSISSFFTLPAHEVEKAGHADFQKGNVNAPGGTTFILKFVDIGLSYEPHGKNSVITNLYSDSDSNSSYYKEETSEPHVACLLAASSLIITSTVGENSANNFKIRAQDIGFLLCPAFENLFGTYSVEYLREMGYVKVAREALLEAILRINPESGLPWELECSESHIYVETCHDSTSHLIMLAAQLQPLFAPDLEESFVHLQARWDNVHQARESNEFNENCRKSAYNSPLSTSQVHVSGVDTDNKLASVGLMDEICEDAFSSEGNEDCQFDSIESRVCDSFDKSPLREACCLNIGDPESVSEDLFFDGSAPSVGFGSAETSYLQNGVLPELLEGYCLSDLRPLSELSFGMQSPSEILKCQSRNFQDIDRGRGNSGWYGDASLSVVENHISEASWGASLNQVLENRLPSYECTGSDEGGKPTGRIRLKNINLSWRMFGGSDWHSNERDGEASREVHGRDTTSYLEIVLSGIQLQYDLFPVGGIYASKLSLSVQDFYLCDRSKSAPWTRVLGYYRSKGRPRESSSKALMLELEAVRPDPQIPLEEYRLHVGLLPIILQLHQSQLDFLIAFFGAKSSSADQSLIHSQNSDGAKPFATKNLAGHRIAVEALLPYFQKFDVQPVILRVDYSPRRVDLAALGGGNYVELVNLVPWKGVELELKHVHAAGVYGWASVCETIIGEWLEDISQNQIHKVLQGLPTIRSLVAVGSGAAKLVSLPVESYRKDRRVVKGMQRGTIAFLRSISLEAVGLGVHLAAGAHDILLQAESILAKKIPSSVSWPVKGNTKPNVRCNQPKNAQQGFQQAYESLSDGLGRSASALVQMPLKKYQRGASAGSALATAVRGVPAAAIAPVSACASAAHYTLLGLRNSLDPEHKKESMDKYLGPSQSSDLD